The segment GGGCGGACGCTGGCCATCACCAGGTTGGCGGTGGGGGCGAAGTAGAGGGACATCCCGACGCCGCAGACCATCAGGACCGGCACCTGCGGCCCGTACCCCTCGGAGTACTCGGCGAGCAGGGCCAGCCCGAGCAGGCCGAGGGCCTGCAGGACGAGTCCGGTGACGACGATGGAGCGGCCGCCGATCCGGTCGGTGAGGATCCCGGCGAACGGGGCGACCAGCAGCGGCATCGCGGTCCACGGCAGCATCCGGACGCCGGCCTGCTCGGCGGTGTAGCCGTTGACGCCCTGGAAGTACTGGCTGATCAGGAAGATCGAGCCGAACATGCCGAGGAACATCAGCAGGCTGGCCGCGTTGACGGCGCTGAACGCCCGGCTGCGGAACAGCCGCATCGGCAGCATCGGCCGCTTCGCCCAGCGGATCTCGTACCCGACGAAGGCGGCCAGCAGCAGGACGCCGGCGGTCAGCGCGGTGAGCACCAGCGGGTCGGTCCAGCCGTCGGGGTTGCCGCGGACCAGGCCGAGGACGACGCCGAACAGGCCGCCGCTGACCAGCAGGGTGCCGGGGAGGTCCAGCCGGGGGTTCTCGCCGCGGCTCTCGGCGAGCACGGCGCGGGCGAGCGGCAGCAGGAGCAGGCCGACCGGGACGTTCACCCAGAAGATCCACTGCCAGGAGAAGTGCTCGGTGAGGCTGCCGCCGATCAGCGGTCCGGTGGCGACGGCGAGGCCGCTGACCCCGGACCAGATGCCGAACGCCATGCCGCGCCGGGCGGCGGGAACGGCGACGGTCAGCAGGGTGAGGGTGAGCGGCATCGTGATCGCCGCGCCGACGCCCTGGACGGCGCGGGCGGCGATCAGCGTCCCCATGGTCGGGGCGAGCGCGGCGGACGCCGAGCCGAGGGTGAAGACGGTCAGCCCGACGAGGAACATCCGGCGGCGGCCGAAGCGGTCGCCGAGGGCGGCGCCGAGCATCAGCAGGACCGCGAAGGTCAGGGTGTACCCGCTGACCGTCCACTCCAGGTCGGCGAGCGCGCCGCCCAGGTCGGTGCGGATCGCGGGCAGTGCGGTGGTGACCACCAGGTTGTCGAGTCCGGCCATGAAGCTGGCCACGCTGACGACCACCAGGGTCCAGACGGCTTGCCTGTTCATCTGCGCTTCCCCCAAGGTTGTGATTGATCAATAACTTTTGTGGGCCGAAAAAAGGGCGCCCGCCGCCGTCGACGGAGCGCCTCAGCCTT is part of the Kitasatospora setae KM-6054 genome and harbors:
- a CDS encoding DHA2 family efflux MFS transporter permease subunit, with the translated sequence MNRQAVWTLVVVSVASFMAGLDNLVVTTALPAIRTDLGGALADLEWTVSGYTLTFAVLLMLGAALGDRFGRRRMFLVGLTVFTLGSASAALAPTMGTLIAARAVQGVGAAITMPLTLTLLTVAVPAARRGMAFGIWSGVSGLAVATGPLIGGSLTEHFSWQWIFWVNVPVGLLLLPLARAVLAESRGENPRLDLPGTLLVSGGLFGVVLGLVRGNPDGWTDPLVLTALTAGVLLLAAFVGYEIRWAKRPMLPMRLFRSRAFSAVNAASLLMFLGMFGSIFLISQYFQGVNGYTAEQAGVRMLPWTAMPLLVAPFAGILTDRIGGRSIVVTGLVLQALGLLGLALLAEYSEGYGPQVPVLMVCGVGMSLYFAPTANLVMASVRPAEQGIASGANNAMREVGGALGVAVLSAVFSARGGYGSTAAFTDGLVPALLVGAGAIGAGAVAAALVPRRHGLRPAGAVRPEAVPA